A region of Homo sapiens chromosome 17, GRCh38.p14 Primary Assembly DNA encodes the following proteins:
- the CSH2 gene encoding chorionic somatomammotropin hormone 2 isoform 2 precursor (isoform 2 precursor is encoded by transcript variant 2), translating to MAAGSRTSLLLAFALLCLPWLQEAGAVQTVPLSRLFDHAMLQAHRAHQLAIDTYQEFEETYIPKDQKYSFLHDSQTSFCFSDSIPTPSNMEETQQKSNLELLRISLLLIESWLEPVRFLRSMFANNLVYDTSDSDDYHLLKDLEEGIQTLMGVRVAPGVANPGTPLA from the exons ATGGCTGCAG GCTCCCGGACGTCCCTGCTCCTGGCTTTTGCCCTGCTCTGCCTGCCCTGGCTTCAAGAGGCTGGTGCCGTCCAAACCGTTCCGTTATCCAGGCTTTTTGACCACGCTATGCTCCAAGCCCATCGCGCGCACCAGCTGGCCATTGACACCTACCAGGAGTTT GAAGAAACCTATATCCCAAAGGACCAGAAGTATTCATTCCTGCATGACTCCCAGACCTCCTTCTGCTTCTCAGACTCTATTCCGACACCCTCCAACATGGAGGAAACGCAACAGAAATCC AATCTAGAGCTGCTCCGCATCTCCCTGCTGCTCATCGAGTCGTGGCTGGAGCCCGTGCGGTTCCTCAGGAGTATGTTCGCCAACAACCTGGTGTATGACACCTCGGACAGCGATGACTATCACCTCCTAAAGGACCTAGAGGAAGGCATCCAAACGCTGATGGGGGTGAGGGTGGCGCCAGGGGTCGCCAATCCTGGAACCCCACTGGCTTAG
- the CSH2 gene encoding chorionic somatomammotropin hormone 2 isoform 3 precursor (isoform 3 precursor is encoded by transcript variant 3) — MAAGSRTSLLLAFALLCLPWLQEAGAVQTVPLSRLFDHAMLQAHRAHQLAIDTYQEFRLEDGSRRTGQILKQTYSKFDTNSHNHDALLKNYGLLYCFRKDMDKVETFLRMVQCRSVEGSCGF; from the exons ATGGCTGCAG GCTCCCGGACGTCCCTGCTCCTGGCTTTTGCCCTGCTCTGCCTGCCCTGGCTTCAAGAGGCTGGTGCCGTCCAAACCGTTCCGTTATCCAGGCTTTTTGACCACGCTATGCTCCAAGCCCATCGCGCGCACCAGCTGGCCATTGACACCTACCAGGAGTTT AGGCTGGAAGACGGCAGCCGCCGGACTGGGCAGATCCTCAAGCAGACCTACAGCAAGTTTGACACAAACTCACACAACCATGACGCACTGCTCAAGAACTACGGGCTGCTCTACTGCTTCAGGAAGGACATGGACAAGGTCGAGACATTCCTGCGCATGGTGCAGTGCCGCTCTGTAGAGGGTAGCTGTGGCTTCTAG
- the CSH2 gene encoding chorionic somatomammotropin hormone 2 isoform 1 precursor (isoform 1 precursor is encoded by transcript variant 1), which produces MAAGSRTSLLLAFALLCLPWLQEAGAVQTVPLSRLFDHAMLQAHRAHQLAIDTYQEFEETYIPKDQKYSFLHDSQTSFCFSDSIPTPSNMEETQQKSNLELLRISLLLIESWLEPVRFLRSMFANNLVYDTSDSDDYHLLKDLEEGIQTLMGRLEDGSRRTGQILKQTYSKFDTNSHNHDALLKNYGLLYCFRKDMDKVETFLRMVQCRSVEGSCGF; this is translated from the exons ATGGCTGCAG GCTCCCGGACGTCCCTGCTCCTGGCTTTTGCCCTGCTCTGCCTGCCCTGGCTTCAAGAGGCTGGTGCCGTCCAAACCGTTCCGTTATCCAGGCTTTTTGACCACGCTATGCTCCAAGCCCATCGCGCGCACCAGCTGGCCATTGACACCTACCAGGAGTTT GAAGAAACCTATATCCCAAAGGACCAGAAGTATTCATTCCTGCATGACTCCCAGACCTCCTTCTGCTTCTCAGACTCTATTCCGACACCCTCCAACATGGAGGAAACGCAACAGAAATCC AATCTAGAGCTGCTCCGCATCTCCCTGCTGCTCATCGAGTCGTGGCTGGAGCCCGTGCGGTTCCTCAGGAGTATGTTCGCCAACAACCTGGTGTATGACACCTCGGACAGCGATGACTATCACCTCCTAAAGGACCTAGAGGAAGGCATCCAAACGCTGATGGGG AGGCTGGAAGACGGCAGCCGCCGGACTGGGCAGATCCTCAAGCAGACCTACAGCAAGTTTGACACAAACTCACACAACCATGACGCACTGCTCAAGAACTACGGGCTGCTCTACTGCTTCAGGAAGGACATGGACAAGGTCGAGACATTCCTGCGCATGGTGCAGTGCCGCTCTGTAGAGGGTAGCTGTGGCTTCTAG